The Saccharomonospora cyanea NA-134 genome includes a region encoding these proteins:
- a CDS encoding cysteine desulfurase family protein: MAVPGGLVDGPIYLDYNATTPVDPAVTDAVLPYLSGAFGNPSSDHHYGSEPRAALDRARAQVAALIGASSERIVFTGSGSEANALAVHGVTLAAGTDRPHVITQCTEHPAVLESCRALRSRHGVDVTYLPVCGDGMVDPAGLAAAFTPRTVLVSVMAANNETGALQPITELARITHEHDAVFHCDAAQAVGKLPIEVTALGVDLLTVVGHKMYAPKGVGALYVRPGVRLEPLVRGGGQERGLRAGTENVAFAVALGTAARLAADDLATGAPDRVRVLRDRLHERLRAELGERVMLNGPLESRLPNTLNVSIDGVRGQELLAGIPELAASTGSACHSGRHSPSPVLTAMGLPAERSLSALRLSLGRWSTGEEVDRAAELIISATATPGHGGRRREIPRA; the protein is encoded by the coding sequence GTGGCCGTCCCCGGTGGGCTCGTGGACGGGCCTATCTACCTCGACTACAACGCCACCACCCCGGTCGATCCGGCCGTCACCGACGCCGTGCTGCCTTACCTGTCCGGTGCGTTCGGCAACCCGTCCAGCGATCACCACTATGGCAGCGAACCGCGTGCGGCATTGGACCGCGCGCGGGCTCAGGTGGCCGCTCTGATCGGGGCTTCGAGCGAGCGAATCGTGTTCACCGGCTCGGGGTCCGAGGCGAACGCACTCGCGGTGCACGGCGTCACCCTGGCCGCTGGGACCGACCGCCCGCACGTGATCACCCAGTGCACCGAGCATCCCGCTGTGCTGGAGTCGTGCCGGGCGTTGCGGAGCCGACACGGCGTCGACGTCACCTACCTGCCGGTGTGCGGGGACGGGATGGTCGACCCGGCTGGGTTGGCTGCCGCGTTCACCCCGCGCACCGTGTTGGTGTCCGTCATGGCGGCGAACAACGAGACGGGCGCGTTGCAGCCGATCACCGAACTGGCCCGAATCACCCACGAGCACGATGCGGTGTTCCACTGCGACGCCGCTCAGGCGGTGGGGAAGCTCCCGATCGAGGTGACAGCCCTCGGTGTGGACCTGCTGACCGTGGTCGGACACAAGATGTACGCACCGAAGGGCGTGGGCGCCCTGTACGTGCGGCCTGGTGTGCGGCTGGAGCCGTTGGTACGTGGGGGAGGGCAGGAGCGGGGACTGCGAGCGGGGACCGAGAACGTGGCCTTCGCCGTGGCACTCGGGACCGCTGCGCGGCTTGCCGCGGACGACCTCGCAACCGGTGCCCCCGACCGCGTCCGCGTGCTGCGCGACCGGCTCCACGAACGGCTCCGCGCGGAACTGGGGGAGCGGGTGATGCTCAACGGACCGCTGGAATCGCGGCTGCCGAACACACTCAACGTCAGCATCGACGGTGTGCGAGGACAGGAGTTGCTCGCCGGAATCCCGGAGCTGGCGGCGTCGACCGGTTCGGCCTGCCACAGTGGCCGGCACAGTCCGTCTCCGGTACTGACCGCGATGGGCCTGCCCGCCGAGCGGAGCCTGTCGGCGTTGAGGTTGTCGCTGGGCCGGTGGAGCACAGGGGAGGAGGTCGACCGTGCGGCCGAGCTGATCATCTCGGCGACAGCCACCCCGGGCCACGGCGGGCGTCGCCGCGAGATCCCCCGGGCTTGA
- a CDS encoding DUF6228 family protein has translation MTCAPAPEFDDCVVISPVGSSLAVSLWNSRESPAHETITAFCAQLTGPGSRAEAHEIWDMNAHGGEGFATFVAGLVKDFRGWQGVRTWRSFTEDLTVDAVHTTGGHVDLTWTLSNNVHVLDTRWSASVVITVDAGEELGRLAADLDEFLTPERT, from the coding sequence GTGACGTGCGCACCCGCCCCCGAGTTCGACGACTGTGTCGTCATCAGTCCGGTCGGAAGCAGCCTGGCGGTCAGTTTGTGGAACTCGAGGGAATCCCCGGCGCACGAGACGATCACGGCTTTCTGCGCACAGCTCACCGGCCCCGGAAGTCGAGCTGAAGCCCATGAGATCTGGGACATGAACGCGCACGGTGGCGAAGGGTTCGCCACCTTCGTGGCGGGGCTGGTGAAGGACTTCAGGGGTTGGCAGGGCGTGCGGACGTGGCGGTCGTTCACCGAGGACCTGACGGTGGACGCCGTGCACACCACGGGCGGTCATGTGGACCTGACGTGGACGCTGTCGAACAACGTCCACGTGCTCGACACGCGGTGGAGCGCCTCTGTCGTGATCACCGTGGATGCCGGAGAGGAGCTGGGCCGCCTCGCGGCGGACCTCGACGAGTTCCTGACCCCGGAACGGACCTAG
- a CDS encoding LLM class flavin-dependent oxidoreductase, with product MQFGIFTVGDVTTDPTTGRTPTEHERIKAMVRIALKAEEVGLDVFATGEHHNPPFVPSSPTTMLGYIAARTERLILSTSTTLITTNDPVKIAEDFAMLQHLADGRVDVMMGRGNTPPVYPWFGQDIRQGIPLAVENYALLHELWRKDVVDWQGRFRTPLQGFTSTPRPLDGVPPFVWHGSIRSPQIAEQAAYYGDGFFHNNIFWPAEHTKRMVELYRERYAHYGHGEPHQAIVGLGGQVFMRKNSQDAVREFRPYFDHAPVYGGGPSLEDFSTQTPLTVGSPQQVIDRTLSFREYAGDYQRQLFLMDHAGLPLKTVLEQLDMLGEIVPVLRREFAALRAPGVPDAPTHDSLRAAKQDPADGTGR from the coding sequence ATGCAGTTCGGCATCTTCACCGTCGGCGACGTGACGACCGACCCGACCACGGGCCGGACGCCCACCGAGCACGAACGCATCAAGGCGATGGTGCGCATCGCGCTCAAGGCCGAGGAGGTCGGCCTCGACGTCTTCGCCACCGGCGAGCACCACAACCCGCCCTTCGTGCCCTCGTCGCCCACGACCATGCTCGGCTACATCGCCGCACGCACCGAGCGGCTGATCCTGTCCACCTCGACGACGCTGATCACCACCAACGACCCGGTGAAGATCGCCGAGGACTTCGCGATGTTGCAGCACCTGGCCGACGGCCGCGTGGACGTCATGATGGGCCGCGGCAACACGCCGCCCGTGTACCCGTGGTTCGGTCAGGACATCCGCCAGGGCATCCCGCTGGCAGTGGAGAACTACGCGCTGCTGCACGAGCTGTGGCGCAAGGACGTCGTCGACTGGCAGGGCCGGTTCCGCACGCCGTTGCAGGGCTTCACATCCACCCCGCGGCCGCTCGACGGCGTGCCGCCGTTCGTGTGGCACGGCTCCATCCGCAGTCCCCAGATCGCGGAGCAGGCCGCCTACTACGGCGACGGCTTCTTCCACAACAACATCTTCTGGCCCGCCGAACACACCAAGCGGATGGTCGAGCTCTACCGCGAGCGGTACGCGCACTACGGCCACGGTGAGCCGCACCAGGCGATCGTGGGCCTCGGCGGGCAGGTGTTCATGCGGAAGAACTCCCAGGACGCCGTTCGCGAGTTCCGCCCGTACTTCGACCACGCCCCCGTCTACGGTGGAGGTCCGTCGCTGGAGGACTTCTCCACGCAGACCCCCCTCACCGTCGGCAGCCCCCAGCAGGTCATCGACCGCACCCTGAGCTTCCGCGAGTACGCGGGCGACTACCAGCGGCAGTTGTTCCTCATGGACCACGCCGGGCTGCCGCTGAAGACCGTGCTCGAACAACTCGACATGCTGGGCGAGATCGTGCCCGTGCTGCGCAGGGAGTTCGCCGCGCTGCGGGCGCCGGGCGTGCCCGACGCGCCCACCCACGACTCCCTGCGGGCGGCGAAGCAGGACCCCGCCGACGGGACCGGGAGGTGA
- a CDS encoding FMN reductase, translated as MSAHNLAVVTAGLTNPSSTRLLADRLTEAVARRVPVEPHVVELRDHARDVADNFVTGFAPPALAAQLDLVAKADGLIAVTPIFTASFSGLFKSFFDVLDNTALRGKPVLIAATGGTPRHSLALEHAVRPMFAYLRAVVMPTGVYAASQDWGGEGVAELSQRIDRAAGELADALSGRPAAAEPEEEFVPFDELLRRQSRGS; from the coding sequence GTGAGCGCACACAACCTCGCCGTCGTCACGGCCGGGCTCACCAACCCGTCGTCCACGCGGCTGCTCGCCGACCGGCTGACCGAAGCCGTCGCCCGGCGCGTCCCCGTGGAGCCCCACGTCGTGGAGCTGCGGGACCACGCGCGCGACGTCGCCGACAACTTCGTCACCGGCTTCGCTCCCCCCGCGCTGGCGGCGCAGCTCGACTTGGTGGCCAAGGCCGACGGCCTGATCGCCGTCACCCCGATCTTCACGGCGTCCTTCAGCGGGCTGTTCAAGTCGTTCTTCGACGTACTCGACAACACGGCGTTGCGGGGCAAGCCCGTGCTCATCGCCGCGACCGGCGGCACCCCACGGCACTCGCTCGCCCTGGAACACGCCGTGCGGCCGATGTTCGCCTACCTGCGGGCCGTCGTCATGCCCACCGGCGTGTACGCGGCGTCGCAGGACTGGGGCGGCGAGGGCGTCGCGGAACTCTCGCAGCGCATCGACCGGGCCGCCGGGGAACTCGCCGACGCGCTGAGCGGCCGGCCCGCCGCAGCCGAGCCCGAGGAGGAGTTCGTGCCGTTCGACGAACTGCTGCGCCGTCAGTCACGAGGCAGCTGA
- a CDS encoding SgcJ/EcaC family oxidoreductase: MTGASAPPVVEYSPPTEEDLAAIRQIVADTESAYNTNDAELMTKHFARNATVVNAMGVTLSGVDAIVEATRQGLAGFLRDEHVRYDLLDVLFVRPDVALAYKGARATDAEGNLLDAEHVMKVLYVVVKEDGRWWTVARHHTLVR; encoded by the coding sequence ATGACAGGAGCAAGCGCACCACCCGTCGTCGAGTACTCCCCTCCGACGGAGGAGGATCTCGCCGCCATCCGGCAGATCGTCGCCGACACCGAGTCCGCGTACAACACCAACGACGCGGAGCTGATGACGAAGCACTTCGCCCGCAACGCGACGGTGGTCAACGCGATGGGCGTGACACTGTCCGGAGTGGACGCCATCGTGGAGGCCACCCGGCAGGGGCTGGCGGGGTTCCTCCGCGACGAACACGTCCGCTACGACCTGCTCGACGTACTGTTCGTTCGGCCGGACGTGGCGCTGGCCTACAAGGGGGCGCGCGCCACCGACGCCGAGGGCAACCTTCTCGACGCCGAGCACGTCATGAAGGTCCTCTACGTCGTCGTGAAGGAGGACGGCCGCTGGTGGACCGTGGCCCGGCACCACACGCTGGTGCGTTGA
- a CDS encoding NACHT domain-containing protein has protein sequence MGATSGTEGSSKPSQPPRPPKPAGGREWTWALVNSLLVIATGVVVNIATESMTNALAWLALLILAPASAVATVLLARAGEDRASPGHHLRHFAPWRSRKRRYRTAVRERYGHVVQPWSVDIDLGELFVPPTVTGRDGTPRDAVDVVGDDGPNVLLLGAPGAGKTLLLRYVLLHHVSRRPMNRVPVLLELRDVAPDQPLETNALAELRQFGVSGDRLLLDALRKGRALLLLDGLDEVVPDRRAELVARVREFAKRHPGNKVVLSCRSAAFSGELDPGFSRVCTLRDISGSQLRSLLDNHTKALGEEATERVRALLLRHPRLAEVLRTPVLAGMVANLAAVPGAVEAPDDDHDLGLDDDSGPGGGLPRQLRRTDVYHALITRVLARRPQTVGPVERFAPLEKRGLLRALALASRGGAETSRMSTLRARDLAAEVLRLHHLDPGEAADLLTEVVQRTGLLHHSPDGQFISFPHVSLPEYLAAEALRDKPDDLLRHYRADPQTWAETVRFWCGLQDEDTASFVSEIARDDALLALDCVVESHTVDSELPRTLVDHIRWELRGYPALPWRKLAPVDPGDAVSEERAVRAVANALADHRPFSWELAHGLRFVLHKPPDPASRKLAVLRRALVRSRNPSALHELFDYDHLVYDDNGEEYVKAQPTHVVRLLAAEGDDVVPILRRLAVDGSGVLDQYYGEGQVESAGSFHLAGATEVLFHIGTPRAAGALADVLLNSVDFTARCHAAWYLADLLREPSIEVALRRTVRDVEPPESWRHPFVHNLFAMSRHAAVDADSLSFAAMVEQVTHHLDMSMTISTLDPAVELRPDSRIVVPVLLQHIVPKHDWESGRGRARLSELLGTDDPDTAGDRIARLVGGGRTALRLFRALPHDMRQQLLRMPCDQPLSDVLRFAGDSVGALRPFFGTASYWSVSILWLLWGGSLNIAGVLVADEPIPSAWNVVFWGTTVLAVATSLIVTSRDLREVTRWRQLGRAERLRAHGLNLVLATQVNPLITVLLYLGVARTYPTALRVLVTLATVFSTSTWYLVYLLQGWGWAAALTTGLAAAALLLYLTYRVAARHYAAEFLFRRLVRQPLRGRADH, from the coding sequence ATGGGCGCGACATCGGGCACCGAGGGCTCGTCGAAGCCGTCACAGCCGCCGCGGCCACCGAAGCCGGCAGGCGGCCGGGAGTGGACCTGGGCGCTGGTCAACAGCCTGCTGGTCATCGCCACAGGCGTCGTGGTCAACATCGCCACCGAATCGATGACCAACGCCCTCGCGTGGCTCGCTCTGCTCATCCTGGCGCCGGCCTCGGCCGTGGCCACCGTACTTCTCGCTCGTGCGGGTGAGGACCGCGCCTCGCCAGGACACCACCTCCGCCACTTCGCGCCATGGCGGTCCCGCAAGCGCCGGTACCGGACCGCCGTGCGCGAGAGATACGGCCACGTGGTGCAGCCGTGGTCGGTCGACATCGACCTCGGCGAACTCTTCGTTCCGCCCACGGTCACCGGCCGCGACGGCACCCCACGCGACGCCGTGGACGTCGTCGGAGACGACGGTCCCAACGTCCTGCTCTTGGGCGCACCGGGTGCCGGCAAGACCCTGCTGCTGCGGTACGTGCTTCTGCACCACGTGAGCAGGCGGCCGATGAATCGCGTTCCGGTGCTGCTGGAGTTGCGGGACGTGGCCCCGGACCAGCCACTTGAGACGAATGCGCTGGCGGAGCTACGGCAGTTCGGCGTTTCCGGCGACCGGCTCCTCCTCGACGCGCTGCGGAAAGGCCGGGCGCTTCTGCTGTTGGACGGCCTCGACGAGGTCGTTCCCGACCGGCGAGCCGAGCTGGTGGCCCGCGTCCGGGAGTTCGCGAAGCGGCATCCGGGTAACAAAGTAGTGTTGTCGTGCCGTTCGGCCGCGTTCTCCGGTGAACTCGATCCGGGGTTCTCCCGGGTGTGCACCCTGCGGGACATCAGCGGCTCCCAACTGCGCAGCTTGCTGGACAACCACACGAAGGCCCTCGGTGAGGAAGCTACGGAGCGGGTCCGTGCGCTGCTGCTGAGGCATCCCCGGTTAGCCGAGGTGCTGAGAACTCCCGTGCTCGCCGGCATGGTGGCGAACCTGGCGGCCGTCCCCGGCGCGGTCGAGGCTCCGGACGACGATCACGACCTCGGCCTTGACGACGACTCCGGCCCCGGCGGTGGACTCCCCCGGCAGCTTCGGCGGACCGACGTCTACCACGCACTGATCACACGGGTGCTCGCCCGGCGACCGCAGACCGTGGGCCCGGTGGAGCGGTTCGCGCCGCTGGAGAAACGTGGGCTGTTGAGGGCACTCGCGCTGGCGTCTCGCGGCGGCGCGGAAACCTCGCGGATGTCGACCCTCCGTGCGCGGGATCTCGCCGCCGAGGTACTCCGCCTGCATCATCTGGACCCCGGCGAGGCCGCCGACCTGCTCACGGAGGTGGTGCAGCGGACGGGTCTGCTGCACCACAGCCCTGACGGGCAGTTCATCAGCTTCCCGCACGTGTCCCTACCCGAGTACCTGGCGGCCGAGGCGCTGCGCGACAAGCCGGACGACCTGCTCCGGCACTACCGCGCGGACCCGCAGACGTGGGCGGAGACCGTGCGGTTCTGGTGCGGTCTGCAAGATGAGGACACGGCGTCCTTCGTCTCCGAGATCGCCCGCGACGACGCACTGCTGGCGCTGGACTGCGTCGTCGAGTCCCACACGGTCGACAGCGAGCTGCCCCGGACCCTGGTCGACCATATCCGATGGGAGTTGCGCGGATATCCGGCTCTTCCGTGGAGGAAACTCGCCCCGGTCGACCCCGGTGACGCCGTGTCCGAGGAACGTGCCGTCAGGGCTGTCGCGAACGCCCTGGCCGATCACCGCCCGTTCAGTTGGGAACTGGCCCACGGTCTGCGTTTCGTACTGCACAAGCCGCCCGACCCGGCATCGAGGAAGCTCGCGGTGCTGCGCCGTGCCCTGGTACGCAGCCGCAACCCGTCGGCCCTGCACGAGCTGTTCGACTATGACCACCTCGTCTACGACGACAACGGCGAGGAATACGTCAAGGCACAGCCCACGCACGTCGTCCGGTTGCTGGCCGCCGAGGGGGACGATGTGGTGCCCATCCTGCGGCGCTTGGCGGTCGACGGGTCCGGGGTGCTCGACCAGTACTACGGCGAAGGACAGGTCGAATCAGCCGGCAGCTTCCACCTGGCAGGCGCGACCGAGGTGCTGTTTCACATCGGCACCCCTCGCGCGGCGGGAGCACTCGCCGACGTCCTGCTCAACTCGGTGGATTTCACCGCACGGTGTCACGCCGCCTGGTACCTTGCCGACCTGCTGCGCGAGCCGTCGATCGAGGTCGCTCTGCGCCGGACGGTCCGCGATGTCGAACCACCCGAGTCCTGGAGGCATCCGTTCGTCCACAACCTTTTCGCGATGAGCCGCCACGCGGCCGTCGATGCGGACAGCCTGTCGTTCGCGGCGATGGTCGAGCAGGTGACCCACCATCTCGACATGTCGATGACAATATCCACCCTTGACCCTGCCGTCGAGCTTCGTCCTGACAGCCGGATCGTGGTCCCCGTGTTGCTCCAGCACATCGTTCCCAAGCACGACTGGGAATCGGGCAGAGGCAGGGCCCGCCTCTCGGAACTTCTCGGCACCGACGATCCCGACACCGCGGGAGACCGGATCGCCCGGTTGGTCGGAGGCGGTAGGACCGCCCTCAGACTGTTCCGAGCCCTACCCCACGACATGCGGCAGCAGCTCCTTCGGATGCCCTGTGACCAGCCGCTGTCCGACGTACTCCGGTTCGCCGGGGACTCGGTGGGGGCGCTGCGGCCGTTCTTCGGTACGGCGTCGTACTGGAGCGTCTCGATACTGTGGCTCCTCTGGGGAGGAAGCCTGAACATCGCCGGCGTACTCGTGGCCGACGAACCGATCCCGTCGGCGTGGAACGTGGTGTTCTGGGGCACCACCGTACTGGCGGTGGCGACTTCACTGATCGTCACCTCGCGGGATCTGCGCGAGGTGACCCGCTGGCGGCAGCTCGGCCGCGCCGAACGGCTCCGAGCACACGGGCTGAACCTGGTGCTCGCCACTCAGGTCAACCCGCTGATCACCGTGCTGCTGTACCTGGGCGTCGCGCGAACGTATCCCACCGCCCTCCGAGTGCTCGTCACACTGGCGACGGTCTTCTCCACCAGCACGTGGTACCTCGTTTACCTGCTTCAGGGCTGGGGGTGGGCTGCCGCGCTCACGACCGGCCTCGCGGCAGCCGCCTTGCTGCTCTATCTCACCTACCGCGTGGCCGCCCGCCACTACGCCGCCGAGTTCCTGTTCCGCAGGCTCGTGAGGCAACCGCTCAGAGGAAGAGCGGACCACTGA
- a CDS encoding acyl-CoA dehydrogenase family protein encodes MIDYRLDEEYEDLRTTVRDFATSEVAPVIGEFYERERFPYDIVRRMGEMGLFGLPFPESYGGMGGDYFALCLTLEELARVDSSVAITLEAGVSLGAMPLYRFGTEEQKQRWLPDLCAGRALGAFGLTEPGGGSDASATRTTAKLDDGEWVINGSKSFITNSGTDITSLVTATAVTGERPDGRKEISAIIVPSGTPGFTVQPQYSKVGWNASDTHGLTFDDCRVPEENLLGERGRGYAQFLSILDEGRVAIAALSVGLAQGCVDECLRYVKEREAFGSKIGEYQAIQFKIADMELRAHTARLAYYQAAAKMLRGERFKKEAAIAKLAASNAAMDNARDATQIFGGYGFMNEYPVGRFYRDAKILEVGEGTSEVQRMLIARELGVVS; translated from the coding sequence ATGATCGATTACAGGTTGGACGAGGAGTACGAGGACCTTCGCACCACGGTGCGCGACTTCGCCACGTCCGAGGTGGCCCCGGTGATCGGGGAGTTCTACGAGCGCGAGCGGTTCCCGTACGACATCGTCAGGCGGATGGGGGAGATGGGGCTGTTCGGCCTGCCGTTCCCCGAGTCCTACGGCGGCATGGGCGGCGACTACTTCGCGCTGTGCCTCACGCTGGAGGAACTGGCGAGGGTCGACTCGTCGGTCGCGATCACCCTGGAGGCCGGGGTCTCGCTCGGTGCGATGCCTCTCTACCGGTTCGGCACCGAGGAGCAGAAGCAGCGTTGGCTGCCCGACCTGTGCGCGGGCCGGGCGCTCGGCGCCTTCGGGCTCACGGAGCCGGGCGGTGGCTCGGACGCGTCGGCCACCCGGACCACGGCCAAGCTCGACGACGGGGAATGGGTGATCAACGGCAGCAAGTCCTTCATCACCAACTCCGGCACCGACATCACCAGCCTGGTCACGGCGACGGCGGTCACCGGGGAGAGGCCGGACGGGCGCAAGGAGATCTCCGCGATCATCGTGCCGTCGGGTACGCCGGGCTTCACCGTCCAGCCGCAGTACTCGAAGGTCGGCTGGAACGCGTCCGACACGCACGGGTTGACCTTCGACGACTGCCGGGTGCCCGAGGAGAACCTGCTCGGTGAGCGGGGCCGAGGGTACGCGCAGTTCCTGTCCATCCTGGACGAAGGACGGGTCGCGATCGCCGCGCTGTCGGTGGGGCTCGCGCAGGGATGTGTGGACGAGTGCCTGCGCTACGTCAAGGAACGCGAGGCGTTCGGCAGCAAGATCGGTGAGTACCAGGCGATCCAGTTCAAGATCGCCGACATGGAGTTGCGCGCCCACACGGCTCGTCTGGCGTACTACCAGGCGGCGGCCAAGATGCTGCGTGGCGAGCGGTTCAAGAAGGAGGCGGCCATCGCGAAGCTCGCGGCCTCCAACGCCGCGATGGACAACGCCCGCGACGCCACGCAGATCTTCGGCGGGTACGGCTTCATGAACGAGTACCCGGTGGGCCGCTTCTACCGCGACGCCAAGATCCTGGAGGTCGGCGAGGGCACGAGCGAGGTCCAGCGCATGCTGATCGCGCGGGAACTGGGCGTGGTGAGCTGA
- a CDS encoding acetyl-CoA carboxylase biotin carboxylase subunit: MFDTVLVANRGEIAVRVIATLRRLGIRSVAVYSDADADARHVAEADVARRVGPADAARSYLSVPDIVAAAVETGAQAVHPGYGFLSENAAFAKACEDAGIVFVGPPVAAIDAMGDKIRAKETVSAAGVPVVPGANDVSDVDSVAAAAERVGYPVLLKPSAGGGGKGMRLVREPAELPAAVESAQREARGAFGDDRLLVERFVADPRHIEIQVLADRHGTVVHLGERECSLQRRHQKIVEEAPSTLLDADTRARMGKAAVEAARSVGYVGAGTVEFIVSSSAPDEFFFLEMNTRLQVEHPVTELVTGLDLVEWQLRVAAGEPLTFTQDDVRLDGHAVEARVYAEDPARDFVPTGGTVLGLHEASGPHVRVDSGLRQGTAVASHYDPMLAKVIAWGPDRTSALHRLDRALADTAVLGVPTNVPFLRTLLRHPDVVAGRLDTGLVERELSVLTADPDPVEFFVAAALDRVLSLWPTGPVIDPWDVPSGWRLGGNAGVTMRLRVGAAEALVRVEGLPAQARVVVDGAEAVSASAAREGADLVVRVAGEYRRYRRAEACDGAVWYAREGRVVAVSERPNLLASHAESVAAGPVTSPMPGTVLVVKVEPGDTVKAGTPLLVVEAMKMEHTITAPVDGVVSQLDVRAGQQVALDEPLALVTPEEGES, encoded by the coding sequence ATGTTCGACACCGTGTTGGTCGCCAACCGGGGCGAGATCGCCGTGCGGGTCATCGCGACACTGCGGCGGCTGGGCATCCGGTCGGTGGCCGTCTACAGCGACGCCGACGCCGACGCCAGGCACGTCGCCGAGGCAGACGTCGCGCGCCGGGTCGGCCCCGCCGACGCGGCCCGCAGCTATCTGTCCGTTCCGGACATAGTGGCCGCCGCGGTCGAGACGGGGGCGCAGGCGGTGCATCCCGGCTACGGCTTCCTCTCCGAGAACGCGGCGTTCGCCAAGGCGTGCGAGGACGCGGGCATCGTGTTCGTCGGGCCGCCCGTGGCGGCGATCGACGCGATGGGTGACAAGATCCGCGCGAAGGAGACGGTCTCGGCGGCCGGGGTCCCCGTCGTGCCCGGAGCGAACGACGTGTCCGACGTGGATTCGGTCGCGGCCGCGGCCGAGCGGGTCGGTTATCCGGTGCTGTTGAAGCCCTCCGCCGGTGGCGGTGGCAAGGGCATGCGACTCGTGCGTGAGCCCGCCGAGCTGCCCGCGGCCGTGGAGTCGGCGCAGCGGGAGGCGCGAGGCGCCTTCGGTGACGACCGCCTGCTGGTGGAGCGGTTCGTCGCCGACCCGAGGCACATCGAGATCCAGGTGCTCGCCGACCGCCACGGCACGGTGGTCCACCTGGGCGAGCGGGAGTGCAGTCTGCAGCGACGGCACCAGAAGATCGTGGAGGAGGCTCCGTCGACGCTGCTCGACGCCGACACCCGAGCCCGGATGGGCAAGGCGGCGGTCGAGGCGGCGCGTTCGGTGGGTTACGTCGGCGCGGGCACGGTCGAGTTCATCGTGTCGTCGTCGGCGCCCGACGAGTTCTTCTTCCTGGAGATGAACACCCGGCTCCAGGTCGAACACCCCGTGACCGAACTGGTGACCGGGCTCGACCTGGTGGAGTGGCAACTGCGCGTCGCGGCGGGCGAACCGCTGACGTTCACGCAGGACGACGTGCGGCTCGACGGGCACGCCGTGGAGGCCCGCGTCTACGCCGAGGATCCGGCGCGTGACTTCGTGCCCACCGGGGGCACCGTGCTCGGTCTGCACGAGGCGTCCGGGCCGCACGTACGGGTGGACTCGGGACTGCGGCAGGGCACCGCCGTGGCGTCGCACTACGACCCCATGCTGGCGAAGGTGATCGCGTGGGGCCCTGACCGGACGTCGGCCCTGCACCGGCTCGATCGTGCTCTGGCCGACACCGCGGTGCTGGGTGTGCCGACGAACGTGCCGTTCCTGCGCACCCTGCTGCGCCACCCCGACGTCGTGGCGGGCCGGCTCGACACGGGCCTGGTGGAGCGGGAACTGTCCGTGCTCACCGCCGATCCGGACCCCGTGGAGTTCTTCGTCGCGGCGGCGCTCGACCGGGTGCTGTCGTTGTGGCCGACGGGCCCGGTGATCGACCCGTGGGACGTCCCGAGCGGGTGGCGGCTCGGCGGGAACGCCGGGGTGACCATGCGCCTGCGGGTGGGTGCCGCCGAAGCCCTCGTGCGCGTCGAAGGCCTGCCCGCGCAGGCCCGCGTGGTGGTGGACGGCGCCGAGGCGGTGTCCGCCTCGGCCGCCCGCGAGGGTGCAGACCTCGTCGTGCGGGTGGCGGGTGAGTACCGCCGGTACCGCCGCGCCGAGGCCTGCGACGGAGCCGTGTGGTACGCGCGGGAGGGCCGGGTCGTCGCGGTGAGCGAGCGACCGAACCTGCTCGCCTCACACGCCGAGTCGGTGGCCGCCGGGCCGGTCACGAGTCCCATGCCGGGCACGGTGCTCGTCGTCAAGGTCGAACCCGGCGACACGGTGAAGGCGGGAACGCCGCTGCTGGTCGTCGAGGCGATGAAGATGGAACACACGATCACGGCGCCCGTCGACGGGGTCGTGAGTCAGCTCGACGTCCGGGCGGGTCAACAGGTCGCGCTCGACGAACCCCTTGCTCTGGTTACCCCGGAAGAAGGCGAATCATGA